The following are encoded together in the Echeneis naucrates chromosome 9, fEcheNa1.1, whole genome shotgun sequence genome:
- the fgf10b gene encoding fibroblast growth factor 10b, translated as MIRWAAGGSKAASASSGSGAGLEARSGSGTNSRLRSSALLSSLSLPLLLALVVFSFSLSGASCHQLHRERLRLANPRTLRLPLNISETELFSRSRATGGPYGRPGGPQGRHVRSYNHLQGDIRRRKLFSFQKFFLRIDKNGTVSGTKSKDDPLSILEITSVDVGVVAIKGLNSNYYLAISRKGDLYGAKEFGADCTLKERIEENGYNTYASAEWRNKKRQMFVGLNVHGKPLKGKKTRRKNTATHFLPIMV; from the exons ATGATCAGATGGGCTGCTGGAGGGAGTAAGGCTGCCTCTGCCTCGTCCGGCTCCGGGGCTGGGTTAGAGGCTCGTTCTGGTTCTGGGACCAACTCCAGACTAAGGTCATCAGCActgctttcctctctctctttgcctctccTGCTGGCCCTTGTggttttctccttttccctgTCTGGGGCGTCCTGCCATCAGCTCCATAGAGAGAGACTGAGGCTTGCCAACCCGCGGACCCTCAGACTTCCACTGAACATCTCAGAGACTGAACTGTTCTCCAGGTCCAGGGCCACTGGGGGCCCGTACGGTCGGCCTGGGGGACCTCAGGGTAGGCATGTGCGCAGTTACAATCATCTCCAAGGGGATATaaggaggaggaagctgttCTCTTTCCAGAAGTTCTTTTTGAGGATCGATAAGAATGGAACAGTCAGTGGAACCAAGAGCAAGGATGACCCCCTCA GTATCCTGGAGATCACATCGGTGGACGTCGGAGTGGTGGCAATCAAAGGGCTGAACAGCAACTACTATCTGGCTATCAGCAGGAAAGGAGACCTGTATGGAGCG AAAGAGTTTGGTGCCGACTGCACCCTGAAGGAGAGGATTGAGGAGAACGGCTACAACACGTACGCATCAGCTGAGTGGAGGAATAAGAAGCGGCAGATGTTTGTGGGTCTAAATGTCCATGGGAAGCCACTCAAAGGGAAGAAAACCCGCAGAAAGAACACGGCCACCCACTTCCTTCCAATTATGGTGTGA